CCGGTATCGAAGGCGCGCACGCCGCGCACGTCGCCGCCCGGGGGAACGACGGTGACGTTGCCGATGCCGCCGATGTTCTGGAGGGCGCGCCAATCGTCGCCGGAAAAAAGAATCGCGTCGGCGATGGGAACGAGCGGCGCGCCCTGCCCTCCGGCGGCGACGTCGCGAACGCGAAAGTCGCTCACGACCGAAATGCCCGTCCGCTCGGCGATCACGGCGGATTCCCCGAGCTGCCACGTCGAGTGGGGCGGGTCGTGCCAGAGCGTTTGGCCGTGCGAGCCGATCGCGCGCACGTCGCCGCGAGGAACGCCGGCGTCGGCGAGCGCACCGATCGCCGAGTCGGCGAGCCAGTGGCCGAGGTCGAAGGCGAGGTTGCAGTAGTCGCGCGCCGATCCGCCCTCGAGCGCGGCCTCCAGGCGCGTGCGCTGCGCCGGAGTGTACGGGCTAGAGCGAAACGCGAGCAGCTGGGACTCGATGCGGTTGTCGCTCGGGTCGTCGGCGATGAACCGGACGACGGCGGCCGCGATGCCGTCGAGTGAGGTGCCCGACATCAAGCCGACGTAGACGCTCACAATGGAATGTCGGGTACGGGCGGCGGTGGGCGGTCGACGACTCGCCGAATGACGCCGCCCGCCTCGTCGAGCGCGCGGTCGGCATCGGCGCGCGAGGTCTCGAGGAAATGCATGACGATCGCGGTCTTCACCACGCCGCCCGCTTGCTCGAGCAGATCGCGCGCGTCTTTTCGGCCGACCTCGCAAACCTCCATGAGAATTCTCTCGCTCCGATCCTTGAGCTTGTTGTTCGTGGCGCGGAGGTCGATCATGAGGTTGCCGTAGGTCTTGCCGAGCCGGATCATGGCGCCCGTCGTGATCATGTTGAGCACGAGCTTGGTGGCGGTGCCCGCCTTCATTCGGGTCGAGCCGGTGACGACCTCGGGGCCGGTCAGCGGGAGAATCAGGATATCGACGAGGTCGAGTGTCTCCTGAGGAGGCGGGGAGCAGGCGACGAGGGCCGTCGCCGCGCTCACGACACGGGCATGCTCGAGCGCACGGCGCACGTAGGGCGTGGTCCCCGAGGCTGCGATTCCGATGACGAAATCGCCTTCGCGGACGCCGTGCGCAGTGAGGTCTTCGGCCGCGCTTTCGATGCGATCCTCGGCGCCCTCCTGCGAGCGCGTGAGGGCCGGCGCTCCGCCGGCGATGACCCCCTGCACCATCTCGGGGTCGGTACCGTAGGTCGGCGGACACTCGGAGGCGTCGAGGACACCGAGTCGCCCGGACGTGCCGGCGCCGACGTAGAACAGCCGGCCGCCGCGGCGAAAGGTGGCTTCGGCGGTCTCGATGGCGCGGGCGATCGCCTCGCGCTGCGCGCCGACGATCTCGGGAACGGTTCGATCTTCGGCGTTTATAAGGTCGACGATTTCGAGCGGCGTGGCGAGATCGATCGCGGCCGTGCGCGCGTTCCGGCGCTCGGTGAGCCGAGGGTCGATGAACGTCATGTGGCGGCTAACTTAGGCGGAGTCGTGCACGACCCGCAACAACGCCCGGAGGCCCGAGTGCGACAGCGATTCGTGTGGTCGTGTGTTCTCGTCGGCGTGGCGTTGACGACTCGCGCCAATGCGCAGATCCGCGCGCCGCGTGGCCCTGAACCGACGAGCCCGTACAACGTCGGTCTTTCGTATGGGCTCTTCGAGCTCGGCACGTACACCGACGGCCGGAGCAACACGACGTGGGATTTTGGATGGACCACGTCGGTCGCGGCGACAGTCGAGAAGACGCTCACGGCCGGGTCGGCGGTCGGACTCGAAGCCGCTTTTGCGTCGCCGCGATTGAACTACAACCCGGTCGGCGTGTTCGGGTCCTGCCCAACGCTTGGCGGGTGCATCGCCAAGGCAGACGTGACGCAGTTCCTGATCACGGGGCGTTTGGGCGGAGGATTTCTGGGGATTCGCTCGTCGTTCGTTCTCAAAGCCGGCGCCACGCAGTTCGGCAATTTCCGCGACGCGACGACGGATACGAAGTTGAGCGGAATGGGGGGCGGTTGGGATCCGACGTTCGGGACCGACTATCAGTTGGGCGTGTCACTGACGCCCAGAACGGACATGTATTTCGAGACGGGGTTGCTGTTCGTGCTGCATGATTCCGGGAACACGGTCACGACGGCGCCGCCGACCAACTACACGGTCAAGATCGGACTCAGGCAGGGCTTCTAGCTCCGGCGACGACGTTCATCGTCGGCAAGGCGAAAACGAAGCCGCTCTGCAGGTAGCCGACGGCAAGAAGCAAAACGGGGCGCCCGCGAAGGAGCGCCCCGTTTGACATCTCTAAAGCTCGCGAACTAGGCCTTGACAGTCGCCGCCGAGTTGAGCTTGACGACGATGGGACCGCCGGCTGGGATGCAGCCCTGGTAGTTGGCCGTGGCGGCGGCGACGCCGGCTCCGGCGGCGGCTCCCGCGGCGCCACCGATCACGGCGCCCTTGGTGCTCTTGCCGATGAGCTTTCCGGCAATGGCGCCGGCGACGGCGCCGACGGCGACCTTCTGCACGTCCTTGCCCTTCGACTCGTCGCGGATGCGGTCGATCGATGCGGACGTCACGCTGGCATCGAGCGGATACGTCTTGCCGCCGAACGTCACGGAATTGACGGCGAAGTTGATGACGATCGGATCGTTCGAGTTCTCGCTGCGCTTGAGCTCAGTGACGGTCATGTTCACCGTCGCGCCGGACGGAATCGACGCGCCGTTCGTGCCGGACACCGCGCCGTCGAGCGTAGCGCTCACGTGGTCGCCGACCGCGTTGGTGTTCGTGCAGACCTTCTCACTTGCATGAAGGTTGAGCGTCGTGCCGGCCGCGATCATGCCGACCGCGCCGCCCGCCTTCGCGCCTTCGCTGCCCGCGGGATTCTTCGTCTCGCTGTTGCCGCTCGGCGTCGTCACGGACGTCGCGGCGGCGCCGGGCTTCGGCGTCGACGGCTTCACGTCATGCGCGCGAGGCTCGGGACGCTTGCGTTCCGGCGCGGGCGCGGCAGCGGGAGCGGGAGCAGTGTCCTTCAACTGAGGCTTCGCCGCGCTGTCGTGATTCGCCATCGCGAGATCGCGGCTCAGCGAGCTGTCCGCGCCGAGCGCGGCGCTGTCGGGACCTTTCTTCGCTTCTTTACTACACGCCGCGAAGAGCGCGGCAGCGAGCACGATCGACGCGCCGAGGCGGCGGGTATCTTTCGTCATGATGGGTGGGGTCATGGGAAATCCTCCTGGAGTACACTAAGAAGTGGCAAAGTCGGTGCCGTCGCTGCGCTCGCTTCGGCGATTAATTCCGTACTATAGACCGTACCGTCGTTCAGTGGTCACGGGCGTTGTGCTTGTCGTCACATCGGCGGCGTTCGCGAGCACGGGGCCGTGGTTCCTGCGCCGCGCGCTCGACGGTATCCGGGCCGGCGCTCCATTGCGTTCCATTTGGCTCCTCGGCGCCGCCATGATCGGCGTGTCGCTCATCGGAGGTGTCGGACGCTTCTGGATGCGAGAGCTTCTCAACGGCATGAGCCGTTGGATCGAATACGACCTACGCAACGATCTGTTCAGAAATTTAGAACGGCTCGATGCCACATACTACTCCCGCGTACGCACCGGCGACCTCATGGCCCGGTTGACGAACGATTTGAGCGCCGTCCGAATGGCCGCGGGCCCGGCGGTGATGTACCTCACCAACACGATCGCCGGCGGCGCGTTCGCTTTGGCGTTCATGGTGTATATCTCGCCGGGGCTGACCGCTGCGGCCGCGCTGCCGATGGCGCTGCTTCCGCTGCTGGGCATTCTCATCGGGCGACGAATTCACGCACGCTTCGAAGCCGTGCAGTCACACTTTTCCGACCTCACCACGCTCGCGCAGGAGAATCTTGCGGGCGTGCGCATCGTGCGCGCGTTCCGGCAGGAGCGCGCCGAGATCGCGCGGTTCGCGGCGGCGAACGAGGAATATCTCGAGCGGAACATGGCGCTCGCGCGGCTCTACGGCGCCATGCAGCCAGGCTTCTCGATTCTCGCGGGGCTCGGCATGGTGAGCGTCGTGGGCGTCGGCGGTGTGCTCGTGCTGCGCGGATCGATCACCGTCGGAAGCTTCGTCGCATTCGGTCTCTACCTGGGCATGCTCACGTGGCCGCTCATCGCG
The sequence above is drawn from the Gemmatimonadaceae bacterium genome and encodes:
- the murQ gene encoding N-acetylmuramic acid 6-phosphate etherase translates to MTFIDPRLTERRNARTAAIDLATPLEIVDLINAEDRTVPEIVGAQREAIARAIETAEATFRRGGRLFYVGAGTSGRLGVLDASECPPTYGTDPEMVQGVIAGGAPALTRSQEGAEDRIESAAEDLTAHGVREGDFVIGIAASGTTPYVRRALEHARVVSAATALVACSPPPQETLDLVDILILPLTGPEVVTGSTRMKAGTATKLVLNMITTGAMIRLGKTYGNLMIDLRATNNKLKDRSERILMEVCEVGRKDARDLLEQAGGVVKTAIVMHFLETSRADADRALDEAGGVIRRVVDRPPPPVPDIPL
- a CDS encoding anhydro-N-acetylmuramic acid kinase — protein: MSVYVGLMSGTSLDGIAAAVVRFIADDPSDNRIESQLLAFRSSPYTPAQRTRLEAALEGGSARDYCNLAFDLGHWLADSAIGALADAGVPRGDVRAIGSHGQTLWHDPPHSTWQLGESAVIAERTGISVVSDFRVRDVAAGGQGAPLVPIADAILFSGDDWRALQNIGGIGNVTVVPPGGDVRGVRAFDTGPGVTVVDAVTRLLNPSLTFDVDGALAAAGSPVDSVVDRLLTHPYFSTDPPKSTGRELFDRAYAESLVDDCRAAKQGATTPDIVATAAALTARSIADSYRRFLPEPVTEVLVSGGGARNPTLMRMIEHALAPLSIRPFAARYFDGEAKEAVAFALLAHLHLESRAANVPRATGAKGPRILGKLTPA